In Lutra lutra chromosome 6, mLutLut1.2, whole genome shotgun sequence, the following are encoded in one genomic region:
- the CCN6 gene encoding cellular communication network factor 6: protein MSRCCRLLGNMPGLLLSTLLGAALVQFCGQAQGGAPSAAAPEARPRGELGEPEVQPRRQFCHWPCKCRGAQPSCPPGVSLLRDGCGCCKICAKQPGDICNEADLCDPHKGLYCDYSADRPRFETGVCAHLIAVGCEFNRVHYQNGQVFQPSPLFSCLCVSGAIGCTPLFIPKLDDSRCSGTKGRKKSDQSNCGLGPFQKQLSASYKAMPAYRNLPLVWKRKCLVQATKWTPCSRTCGMGISDRVTNENSNCEMRKERRLCYIQPCDSNISKRVKIPKGKTCQPTFQLLKAEKFVFSGCSSTQSYKPTFCGVCLDKRCCIPNKSKMITIQFDCPNEGSFKWKMLWITSCVCQRNCREPGDIFSELKIL, encoded by the exons ATGTCCCGGTGCTGTCGGCTCCTGGGGAACATGCCGGGGCTCCTCCTTTCCACGCTGCTGGGCGCTGCTCTGGTGCAG TTCTGCGGCCAGGCGCAGGGGGGCGCGCCATCGGCCGCGGCGCCGGAAGCCAGGCCCAGAGGAGAACTAGGAGAACCGGAAGTGCAGCCGCGCCGACAGTTCTGTCACTGGCCCTGTAAATGCCGCGGTGCGCAGCCCAGCTGCCCTCCGGGAGTGAGCCTGCTGAGGGACGGCTGCGGGTGCTGTAAGATCTGTGCCAAGCAACCGGGGGACATCTGCAATGAAGCCGACCTCTGTGACCCCCACAAAGGGCTCTACTGTGACTACTCAGCCGACAGGCCTCGCTTCGAGACCGGCGTGTGCGCAC acCTTATAGCTGTGGGATGCGAGTTCAACAGGGTACATTATCAGAATGGCCAAGTCTTTCAGCCCAGCCCCCTGTTTAGCTGCCTCTGTGTGAGTGGGGCCATTGGATGCACACCTTTGTTCATACCAAAGCTGGATGACAGTCGCTGCTCTGGCACTAAAGGTAGAAAGAAGTCTGATCAGTCCAACTGTGGCCTGGGACCCTTCCAAAAGCAGCTTTCAGCAAGCTACAAAGCAATGCCAG CTTATAGGAATCTCCCACTTGTTTGGAAGAGAAAATGTCTTGTGCAAGCAACAAAGTGGACCCCTTGCTCCAGAACATGTGGGATGGGAATATCCGATCGGGTCACCAATGAAAATAGCAACtgtgaaatgagaaaagagagaagactgtgTTATATTCAACCTTGTGACAGTAATATATCAAAGAGAGTAAAG ATCCCCAAAGGAAAAACGTGCCAACCTACTTTCCAACTGCTCAAAGCTGAAAAATTCGTCTTTTCTGGATGCTCAAGCACTCAGAGTTATAAACCCACTTTCTGTGGAGTATGCTTGGATAAGAGATGCTGTATCCCTAATAAGTCTAAAATGATTACCATTCAATTTGATTGCCCAAACGAAGGGTCATTTAAGTGGAAGATGCTGTGGATTACATCTTGCGTATGTCAAAGGAACTGCAGAGAGCCAGGAGATATATTTTCTGAGCTCAAGATCCTATAA